GTAAGTTATATTGGCGTAgctttataatttacataatatactacATATAGCAACCGCGCCTCTAATTTTTAAGGTCGCGGTCATCTACCTGCTATCGAACCATTATATCGCCAACCGCGTGAAAGGGCAATGACCCTCTAGATTAGACGGGGACTTAGGAATAACATTATTGATCCCGTTGAACACTAAATATTTACTCACCGCACTCTGATTTGTTAGTATAAAACTATGAAGGCTCCTACACCGCGTTGCAATTTCCGATCCTCTTATCAAAATTCAATGTTGTGTAACACAACTGAAAGACATGCCTATTTAATTAAGTGACTAATATATTTGTTTGCTTTCCTATTGCACAATTTGTTTGCCTATAAAATTGTAAGcagaaaaaatattcttaaaatttGAGAAAACCAAGTAGACTGCGTAGACAGATATGAGATTACAATCAATTATGTTGTTAGGATTTACACAAGCTCAGCTCATCAATGACCTAACTAAATTATGCGCGTAGGATTACAGCAGAACCCACGCAGTACCCATCTTATACAGCCTGAAATTTTCCAGGAAATTATATTAGACACCATGACCTTTTCATTCAGCTTTCATATACCAACCCACTCAATCTGTCCGCGTCACAAACGTCTCTGGTAAACAGgatttagtacctacctactcctGCAAATTAACATTTACACGACAGACTATCCATGCAAGtaactatttaaaattgttaccTAGTAAAAATTTAACCAATAGCTATAATAGGACGACGGATTTGGGTATTGCTTTAACTATACTAGCAGGCACGTTGTGAGCAATGTGTCGCCACGTGAGATCACAAGAGCTAGACTTCAAGACACGTGTTCATGACGTTTACTTACGCACAACATTATTGCAAGAAAATTGAAAagtactgaaatatttattgcacAAATAACTACCTACTTTGATCAATCATTAgaataattacaaaatcaatCTTAATTTCGGTATGGGCACTATAGTAAGCTAGTAACATTCACAACAAAGGTAGTCACTCGCATACATAGCTAATTCTTGTAAATATGACGCACTTTACATACTTGGTCGTGACGTAGATACATATTGAGGTGATTCACCTCAATTGATGTTTTCAGaaattagggtcaattcccactgaaagagcagcggccggcagcggccggcagcggccgtaattgcaagggattgagcgcgagcgcggcgggccgcgcggcgccgcgctcttacggccgctgccggccgctgctctttcagtgggaattgacccttagaaTAGGTCAGAGATTTTATACATGTACTTagtgtaggtatctacctaagTCTACCATCTAATCTAAGATAAAGTTAACAGTGGAAACCCTAGTCACTAGGTATTCTTTTATCACAACCACCCAGGTAGGTAACTAATACCGTGGCTATTTCTTGAGTTCGCTATTTGCAATCGTACAAACGATTAAAAGTAAGAGCAAATAAAAAAGCTGTAGTTAACTTTACGGCAAGGCTTGCGCTAATTCGAGTGATGAATGAGTGACTCACACTACCACTACTGGCTCTTTTCAGTAGATGGTAGGATCATTTAAGTTATTCGTGTGATTCGAAATAAGATTCACAAGAAATATTTCACCTAGGTACATGCACATACCTTATGAGATGCATATTGCATGCATAATCATGCATTAAATGTCATAATCAATCTAATCCTCAAAAAATACTTACTCTTTATAACGTGAACTTAACACGGTACCTTCGTACATTATAAAAATGCAGTTATATTTTCTCAAGCACATTTAAATAGGCGTCAAAACTTAAAATATCTAGAATCAGTTTATTAGATTATAGTGCATAGGTACCTGATCCAAATCATGTCATGAAGTACCTACATGTTTTTGAAACGATACGATGAGCTTCATTCATAGCATAACGATGAGTTTCATTTATAGGctacttaggtacctaggtatattagGGAGGGTGGAGGTGCAGTAGTTCCTCTACTTAGATAGGATActaatttaggtacctaccatgAACAAAGGATTAGGAATCTACCTATTTGAAAAACAAATTCTATTAGACTGCTCTAGATTGCAAGTCCTCATAATAGCCAGTCTATTTATACCTACATGAAGTTTTAGATGCTTTGACGAGGCAACTTGTCCTCACTTTTCCTGTTTTCAGAAATAGTTCAGAGTTCGTTAACCTCATGATTTTGGAAGCATTTAACACGAGTGGCTAAGTCACACTTCTCAATTTGCTATTGAACCATTTATTTGATAAACTATCTAGGATGAACTGCTGTGCTTATTGTGTATTAAATTATAGCACTTGTCACcttgtatttgttttaattgttcAGATTAAAagggtataaaataaaaaataaagatttttactgGAGGCTACCTTTATTCTATGAATTTACACATTAGTTTGCAGTTATAACAAAATAGTTCAGATATAAccttatataaattataaaataatgttacagTATAAGCcttgtaaaaaatatagaaaaggaATGAGTTTGTAGCCCTTCTTTCCTTCGGAACACCTTGCGGTGAATGAAGTATCGCAGTTGAATGAAAAATTGTGCTGTTAACAGCGCTAGCTACTTCTTGCCCTTGGTGGCCTTCTCGGCGGCTTTGGTCACCTTACCGCCACCAACTTCCTTGAAGTTCACTGCCTTGATGACACCCACAGCGACCGTCTGCCTCATGTCACGCACGGCGAAACGACCAAGGGGAGGGAATTCCTGGAAGGACTCAACACACAGAGGCTTGGAGGGAACCAGGTTGACGATGGCGGCGTCACCAGACTTGATGGACTTAGGGTTGTCCTCAGTGGATTTACCAGTACGACGGTCAACCTTCTCTTTGATTTCGGCGAACTTGCAGGCAATGTGAGCTGTGTGGCAATCCAACACAGGTGTGTATCCGTTTGAGATTTGACCGGGGTGGTTGAGCACGATGACCTGTGCTGTGAAGTCAGCGGCGCCCTTGGGTGGGTTGTTCTTGGAGTCACCAGCGACGTAACCACGACGCAACTCCTTGACGGAGACGTTCTTTACGTTGAAACCAACGTTGTCACCGGGTACAGCCTCCTGGAGAGCTTCGTGGTGCATCTCCACGGACTTGACTTCAGTGGTGATGTTGGCGGGGGCGAAGACGACAATGGTACCAGGCTTCAGGATACCAGTTTCGACTCTGCCTACGGGCACCGTACCGATACCACCGATTTTGTATACGTCCTGGAGGGGAAGACGCAGGGCCTTGTCTGTGGGACGAGCAGGGGGCAGGATGGCATCGAGGGCCTCAATGAGGCATTTACCTTCAGCCTTACCCTCCTTGCGCTCGACGTTCCATCCCTTGAACCAGGGCATTTTGGTTGACGCCTCCAACATGTTGTCTCCGTGCCAGCCAGAAATGGGTACGAAAGCGACGGCAGCTGGGTTGTAACCGATCTTCTTGATGTAGGAAGATACTTCCTTCTTGATTTCCTCGAAACGGGATTCGCTGTATGGGGGCTCAGTGGAGTCCATTTTGTTGACGCCCACAATCAGCTGCTTGACTCCGAGGGTGAAGGCGAGCAGAGCGTGCTCACGGGTCTGTCCGTTCTTGGAGATACCAGCCTCGAACTCACCAGTACCGGCGGCGACGATGAGCACGGCGCAGTCAGCCTGGGAGGTTCCAGTGATCATGTTCTTGATGAAATCTCTGTGTCCGGGAGCGTCGATGATGGTGACATAGTATTTGGCGGTTTCGAACTTCCACAGAGCAATATCGATGGTGATACCACGTTCACGCTCGGCCTTCAGTTTGTCCAATACCCAGGCGTATTTGAAGGAACCCTTACCCATTTCCTGGGCCTCCTTCTCGAACTTCTCGATGGTACGTTTGTCGATACCACCGCATTTGTAGATCAAGTGACCGGTGGTTGTGGACTTGCCGGAGTCGACGTGT
Above is a window of Helicoverpa zea isolate HzStark_Cry1AcR chromosome 1, ilHelZeax1.1, whole genome shotgun sequence DNA encoding:
- the LOC124632616 gene encoding elongation factor 1-alpha codes for the protein MGKEKIHINIVVIGHVDSGKSTTTGHLIYKCGGIDKRTIEKFEKEAQEMGKGSFKYAWVLDKLKAERERGITIDIALWKFETAKYYVTIIDAPGHRDFIKNMITGTSQADCAVLIVAAGTGEFEAGISKNGQTREHALLAFTLGVKQLIVGVNKMDSTEPPYSESRFEEIKKEVSSYIKKIGYNPAAVAFVPISGWHGDNMLEASTKMPWFKGWNVERKEGKAEGKCLIEALDAILPPARPTDKALRLPLQDVYKIGGIGTVPVGRVETGILKPGTIVVFAPANITTEVKSVEMHHEALQEAVPGDNVGFNVKNVSVKELRRGYVAGDSKNNPPKGAADFTAQVIVLNHPGQISNGYTPVLDCHTAHIACKFAEIKEKVDRRTGKSTEDNPKSIKSGDAAIVNLVPSKPLCVESFQEFPPLGRFAVRDMRQTVAVGVIKAVNFKEVGGGKVTKAAEKATKGKK